The following coding sequences lie in one Oncorhynchus kisutch isolate 150728-3 linkage group LG17, Okis_V2, whole genome shotgun sequence genomic window:
- the LOC109908443 gene encoding thrombospondin-3b, whose protein sequence is MDMGRLMQNVLLVSASLLLGFSRSSEMQVIDMLELHDAKQSASAVGKMSGALGFVSDLYLVSTLRLPPKLGGVLLGVYNKDDNRKYLEVALMGKVNKVLVRYVREDGKLHTVNLQNPGLSDGRTQSLILHVGGLRRNHLHMELYVNCRLADSAQVLPSFVQLPSEAESVEIRNGQKAYARLQGSVDSLKMALGGSIAKAGILTDCPFQGDTYFQNSAGADVNAILGDHTKALIGQLIIFNQILGELREDIREQVKEMSLIRNTILECQACGFHEPHSRCEPNLCYKGVPCTETREYPGYRCGACPEGMTGNGTHCQDIDECAVARPCFSPEGCVNTAKGFTCESCPVGFSGSLLSGVGVEFAKSHKQECTDVDECADLSNTCVPNSVCINTEGSFRCGLCKESFVGNQTVGCFLRRSCATLGFNPCDVNGHCVIKGAAKVSCKCNVGWAGNGYTCGPDTDSDGYPDQPLPCIDNDYHCRADNCVNTPNSGQEDADGDGIGDQCDEDADGDGIQNVEDNCRLVPNKDQQNSDTDSYGDACDNCPNVPNGSQKDTDGNGAGDTCDNDIDGDGIPNVLDNCPKMPNPMQTDRDGDGVGDACDSCPEVNDPLQSDMDNDLVGDVCDTNQDMDGDGHQDSRDNCPDVPNSSQLDSDNDGIGDECDDDDDNDGIPDTGPPGPDNCRLIPNPSQTDTDRNGIGDMCENDFDNDSVIDLIDVCPESAEVTMTDFRAYQTVILDQEGEAQIDPNWIVLNRGMEIVQTMNSDPGLAIGVTAFNGVDFEGTFHINTATDDDYVGFIFSYQDSSSFYVVMWKQMEQTYWQSLPFRAMAQPGLQLKAVKSRTGPGEYLRNALWHTGDTPGEVTLLWKDARNVGWRDKTSYRWHLSHRPQVGYIRVRLYEGMTLVADSGVVVDTSMRGGRLGVFCFSQEQIIWSNLGYRCNDTVPEDYEFYRKQMHIRV, encoded by the exons ATGGATATGGGGAGGCTTATGCAAAATGTTCTACTTGTGAGCGCGTCGCTTCTCTTGGGCTTCAGCAGGTCTTCAGAAATGCAAG TGATTGACATGCTGGAGCTGCACGACGCCAAGCAGAGTGCGTCCGCGGTGGGGAAGATGTCGGGGGCTCTGGGCTTCGTGTCGGATTTGTACCTGGTGTCCACTCTGCGACTGCCGCCCAAACTGGGAGGAGTGCTGCTGGGCGTCTACAACAAAGACGACAACAGGAAGTACCTGGAGGTGGCCCTCATGGGCAAGGTCAACAAAG TTCTGGTGCGCTATGTACGTGAGGATGGTAAACTCCACACAGTGAACCTCCAGAACCCCGGCCTCTCCGACGGACGCACCCAGTCACTCATCCTCCACGTGGGTGGGCTCCGACGAAACCACCTCCACATGGAACTCTATGTTAACTGCCGATTGGCCGACTCAGCACAGGTCCTGCCGTCATTTGTCCAGCTTCCATCAGAGGCGGAGTCTGTGGAGATACGAAATGGGCAGAAGGCCTATGCCAGGCTACAG ggctcaGTGGACTCTCTGAAAATGGCTCTGGGTGGCTCCATAGCCAAAGCAGGAATCTTGACCGATTGTCCATTTCAGGGTGATACATATTTTCAAAATTCAG CTGGTGCCGATGTCAATGCCATTCTGG GTGACCATACCAAGGCTTTGATTGGCCAGCTGATCATCTTCAACCAGATCCTGGGTGAACTCCGAGAGGACATCAGGGAACAG GTGAAGGAGATGTCTCTGATTAGGAACACCATTCTGGAGTGCCAAGCGTGTG GCTTCCACGAGCCCCACTCTCGCTGCGAGCCCAACCTCTGCTATAAGGGCGTTCCCTGTACAGAGACCCGGGAGTACCCAGGCTACCGTTGTGGTGCCTGCCCAGAAGGCATGACGGGGAATGGCACCCACTGCCAGGACATTGACGAG TGTGCCGTAGCCCGGCCCTGTTTCTCGCCCGAGGGGTGCGTAAACACGGCCAAGGGCTTCACCTGTGAATCCTGTCCCGTCGGCTTCTCAGGATCCCTCCTCAGTGGGGTTGGGGTGGAGTTTGCCAAGAGCCACAAGCAG gAGTGCACAGATGTGGATGAGTGTGCTGACCTCTCCAACACCTGCGTCCCCAACTCAGTCTGCATCAACACAGAG GGCTCGTTCAGGTGTGGTCTGTGTAAGGAGAGCTTTGTGGGCAACCAGACGGTGGGCTGTTTCCTGCGGAGGTCCTGCGCCACACTGGGCTTCAACCCCTGCGACGTCAACGGCCACTGTGTCATAAAGGGTGCTGCCAAGGTCTCCTGCAAG TGTAATGTGGGCTGGGCAGGAAATGGGTATACGTGTGGTCCAGACACAGACAGCGATGGCTACCCCGACCAGCCTCTCCCCTGCATAGACAATGACTATCACTGTCGAGCT GACAATTGTGTGAACACACCCAACTCTGGCCAGGAAGACGCAGACGGAGACGGTATAGGTGACCAGTGTGACGAAGATGCGGACGGAGATGGAATCCAGAACGTGGAG GACAACTGCCGTCTGGTCCCCAACAAGGACCAACAGAACTCTGATACAGACTCATATGGGGATGCGTGTGACAACTGCCCCAATGTTCCCAATGGCAGCCAGAAGGACACCGACGGAAACGGGGCTGGAGACACCTGTGACAATGACATTGATGGGGATG GTATCCCAAACGTGCTGGACAACTGTCCCAAGATGCCCAACCCTATGCAGACGGACCGTGACGGGGATGGAGTGGGAGACGCATGTGACAGCTGCCCAGAAGTCAACGACCCCTTGCAG TCTGACATGGACAATGACCTGGTGGGAGATGTGTGTGACACCAACCAGGATAT GGATGGGGACGGCCACCAGGACTCCAGGGACAACTGTCCAGACGTCCCTAACAGCTCTCAGCTGGACTCAGACAACGACGGCATCGGCGACGAATGCGACGATGACGACGACAACGATGGCATTCCAGATACTGGACCTCCCGGGCCGGATAACTGCCGGCTCATCCCCAACcccagccagacagacactgaca GAAATGGCATTGGTGACATGTGCGAGAATGACTTTGATAATGACTCAGTGATAGACTTGATTGACGTGTGTCCAGAGAGCGCTGAGGTCACAATGACCGACTTCAGAGCCTATCAGACGGTCATCCTGGACCAGGAGGGCGAAGCCCAAATCGACCCCAACTGGATAGTGCTCAATCGG GGTATGGAAATTGTTCAAACCATGAACAGCGACCCTGGTTTGGCCATAG GCGTCACAGCCTTTAACGGGGTAGACTTTGAGGGGACGTTCCACATCAACACGGCCACGGACGATGACTATGTGGGCTTCATCTTCAGCTACCAGGACTCGTCCAGCTTCTACGTGGTCATGTGGAAACAGATGGAGCAGACCTACTGGCAGTCACTGCCTTTTAGGGCCATGGCCCAGCCAGGCCTGCAACTGAAG GCAGTTAAGTCACGTACGGGTCCCGGTGAATACCTCCGCAATGCCCTGTGGCACACGGGCGACACCCCGGGTGAAGTCACACTGCTGTGGAAGGACGCCAGGAATGTGGGCTGGAGGGACAAGACATCTTACCGTTGGCACCTCAGCCACCGCCCGCAGGTGGGCTACATCAG GGTGAGGCTGTATGAAGGCATGACATTGGTGGCAGACTCTGGCGTGGTGGTGGACACCTCAATGAGGGGCGGGAGGCTGGGCGTCTTCTGCTTCTCCCAGGAGCAAATCATCTGGTCCAACCTGGGCTATCGCTGCAACG ATACTGTACCAGAGGACTATGAGTTCTACCGCAAGCAGATGCACATCAGGGTGTGA